A part of Terriglobus roseus genomic DNA contains:
- a CDS encoding putative baseplate assembly protein: MPAINYLAKDYDGFRQGMLDRMSVLMPAWNESHAADVGITLVEAMAYVADRLSYMQDAVNTEAYLDTARSRISLRRHARLVDYRVGEGCNARSWVCVATAKDALLLPAGTNFYVRTAGVPPVLSPDNPSQTALLKALLSNGQPVYASMADALLYQEQNAIDFYTWSDTNCCLPQGAVGATLSGNLTTLQAGSVLILEEVLGAKTGKPDDSNRVHRWAVRLTEVRTSDDEGKPLVDPFNSAPVTEVTWGIADALPFPLCISSTLDAEHGGNTISGVSRAWGNVVPVDQGVWVAAESLGTVPDAPEAPVSSGCTCSGSTDAGVTLVRYRPTLASGPVTFQLPFDPLAAASTFLNPLTDASAAKPQITVMDDNDRLWTPQSDLLASDEEDLVFVLEIEDGGAASLRFGDGQYGAAVDPGQQFVATYRIGNGRDGLVGSDALLHTVTTLPLISVRNPLPAAAAVDAESPEHIRQHAPFAFESQLRCVTEDDYAVAALQDSDITQARGTMRWTGSWYAGFVSVEPASSAPSDLATLTLSRLDPLRMMGTGLAVEDAIIVGLRITLAVCVASNRFQSDVYTAIMRRFLSGSSCDGNVAVLKAENFTFGQTVYASPLIAAAQAVDGVVSVRLVRFERMDEPSSTPRQQGYLTMGRLEIARCDNDPNRRDHGIFSLQMEGGR; the protein is encoded by the coding sequence GTGCCTGCCATCAACTATTTAGCTAAGGATTATGACGGCTTCCGGCAAGGAATGCTGGATCGTATGTCTGTTTTGATGCCAGCGTGGAACGAGTCTCATGCTGCAGACGTGGGAATCACTTTGGTGGAAGCGATGGCATACGTCGCGGACCGTCTGAGTTATATGCAGGATGCCGTAAATACCGAAGCGTATCTTGATACAGCACGCAGCAGGATCTCTCTCCGTCGCCACGCGCGGTTAGTGGATTATCGAGTAGGCGAAGGATGCAATGCGCGCTCGTGGGTGTGTGTGGCTACGGCGAAAGATGCGCTATTGCTGCCGGCGGGAACCAACTTCTATGTGCGTACCGCGGGTGTGCCTCCTGTTTTGTCTCCGGATAATCCTTCACAGACGGCACTCCTGAAAGCGCTTTTATCGAATGGGCAACCGGTGTACGCCAGCATGGCCGACGCCCTCCTTTATCAGGAACAGAATGCGATCGATTTCTACACGTGGAGCGATACGAATTGCTGTCTTCCACAAGGGGCAGTGGGGGCCACGTTATCTGGCAATCTGACCACGCTGCAGGCGGGAAGCGTGCTGATTCTGGAAGAGGTGTTGGGCGCAAAAACCGGTAAACCCGATGACTCGAACCGTGTTCATCGTTGGGCAGTGCGACTTACAGAAGTGCGCACTTCTGACGATGAGGGAAAACCTCTGGTAGACCCGTTCAATAGTGCTCCTGTCACAGAAGTCACGTGGGGAATCGCAGATGCATTGCCGTTTCCTCTCTGCATCTCGTCTACGTTGGACGCAGAGCATGGTGGCAACACAATCTCGGGTGTAAGCCGCGCTTGGGGCAACGTAGTCCCCGTTGACCAAGGTGTGTGGGTTGCAGCAGAGTCGCTTGGCACTGTACCGGATGCTCCGGAAGCGCCCGTCTCAAGTGGATGTACATGCAGTGGAAGTACAGACGCAGGAGTGACTCTGGTTCGATATCGTCCAACGCTTGCTTCGGGACCGGTTACATTTCAGCTTCCATTCGATCCGTTGGCTGCGGCGAGCACATTCCTGAATCCATTAACGGATGCTTCAGCTGCTAAGCCGCAGATCACGGTGATGGATGACAATGATCGGCTATGGACACCACAATCGGATCTGCTAGCGAGCGATGAAGAAGATCTTGTCTTTGTACTGGAGATTGAAGATGGAGGTGCAGCTTCTCTTCGCTTTGGGGATGGGCAATATGGTGCAGCAGTTGATCCGGGACAGCAGTTCGTCGCAACGTATCGCATTGGCAATGGCCGCGATGGTCTTGTAGGTTCCGATGCGTTATTGCACACGGTGACGACGTTGCCACTGATCTCTGTGCGCAATCCACTGCCGGCTGCGGCTGCGGTCGACGCAGAGTCACCTGAGCATATCCGTCAACATGCTCCCTTTGCATTCGAATCGCAACTAAGGTGTGTGACGGAAGATGATTACGCTGTTGCTGCTTTGCAGGACAGCGACATAACCCAAGCTCGGGGAACGATGCGATGGACAGGTTCTTGGTATGCAGGATTCGTATCGGTTGAGCCTGCGTCCTCAGCGCCATCAGACCTCGCCACGCTGACGCTAAGCCGTCTTGATCCGTTGCGAATGATGGGCACGGGATTAGCGGTCGAAGACGCGATTATCGTCGGACTTCGCATCACCTTGGCGGTTTGTGTGGCTTCGAATCGATTTCAGAGTGATGTGTATACGGCCATCATGCGGCGCTTTCTTTCTGGATCGAGTTGCGACGGAAATGTTGCGGTGCTGAAGGCAGAGAACTTTACTTTTGGTCAGACCGTTTATGCGAGCCCGCTGATTGCTGCAGCTCAGGCGGTGGATGGCGTAGTGTCAGTGCGGTTGGTGCGTTTCGAACGGATGGATGAACCTTCAAGTACGCCGCGGCAGCAAGGCTATCTCACCATGGGAAGACTTGAGATCGCACGCTGCGACAATGATCCGAATCGGCGTGATCACGGAATCTTTTCGTTGCAGATGGAGGGTGGGCGATGA
- a CDS encoding GPW/gp25 family protein, with protein sequence MDLRYPYGFDSTGNTARTSRLAHIRQMIEQILLTAPGERVNRPTFGSGASRLVFEPNSAMMLATQNQLIQGALQQWLLDVVRVESVSVQGDDSTVSITVQYTVLETDQTQTEQFQVGEGAV encoded by the coding sequence ATGGATTTGCGCTATCCCTACGGCTTCGATAGCACCGGCAATACAGCCCGGACATCTCGTCTTGCGCATATACGCCAGATGATTGAACAGATCCTGCTTACCGCACCTGGGGAACGGGTGAATCGGCCGACATTCGGTAGCGGAGCGTCGCGACTGGTGTTTGAACCAAATAGCGCGATGATGCTCGCAACACAGAATCAATTGATCCAAGGTGCGTTGCAGCAATGGCTACTGGATGTGGTGCGCGTGGAATCCGTTTCTGTCCAGGGCGATGATTCAACAGTATCGATCACGGTGCAATACACGGTGCTTGAGACAGACCAAACCCAGACGGAACAATTTCAAGTGGGAGAGGGGGCCGTATGA